The Christensenella timonensis DNA segment CGCATATAAAGCCGGAACCGTCTCCACATTATGCCCCAAAATATCCGGGCAGGATTCGATCACCGTTTCAAGCGCCTTGAAGGAACCGCAAAGGTCTGGAATCAGTAATTCCACTGTGACCTCCGGTGCATTTTCTTTCAGGACACGAACAATATTTGCAAAATGCCGCGCACCACCATCGACAATATCGTCCCTTGTGACAGATGTGATCACGATATGCCGCAGCCCCATCTTTTCCACTGCCTCCAGGATATGGCCTGCTTCCCTTTCATCAAGAGGCGCCGGTGTTTCTTTTGTGACGTTGCAAAACCTGCAGCCACGTGTACAATTCCTTCCCATGACCAGGAAGGTTGCAGTCCGTTTTTTAAAGCATTCCCCCATATTAGGACAATCGGCCTCCCTGCATACTGTATTTAAGGACAAGTCATCCAGCATTTTATCCAAAGCTTCGACCGCTTCTCCATGATAGCTGACCTTCAACCATTCCGGTTTTCTTTCCATCGCCATTGAAACTGTGTTCTCCATTTCCGGATCATGTTTTTATATTCTTTTTGATTTGTTCACGTGCAAGCTTATCGCAAAGGTTGTTCATCTCATCATCCGAGTGGCCTTTGACCTTATACCACTTGACGACATGATCTTTTGTCGCATTGACAAGCTGTTTCCACAGGTCTTGATTTTCCACAGGCTTTTTGGCCGCGGTGATCCATCCGTTGTTCTGCCACGCGATGATCCAGCCCTTATCAAATGCATTGTGGATATAAGCGCTGTCCGTATGCACCTTGACGCTGCATTTTTCCTTTAAAGCCAACAGTCCCTGCAATGCTGCCATCAGCTCCATACGGTTATTTGTCGTGTCCGGGAAAAAGCCGGATAACTCCTTTTTATTCCCTTTATAATCAAGGACGCACGCCCAGCCGCCCGGGCCGGGATTTCCCGAACAGGCTCCATCGCAATAAATGATTACTTCCTTCATCATTCAGATAACTTTCCTTTGCCTATTTTGAGAGTTCTTCTGACTTTTTGACGCATGCGTCCACCGCCCATTCGATGACGCCGCGCGTATCGTTCATATCGAAGATTTTCATCGCTTCGATCGTCGTACCACCCGGCGAACAGACATTGTGTATGAGCTGGGACGGCGTATCTCCCGTTTGCTTGAGCATGGCGCAGGCGCCTTCAAATGTCTGGATCGCAAGCCGCAGCGACAGATCCTCGTCAAGCCCGTGTTTTACGCCCGCCTTTGCCAGCGCGTCAATAAACATATAAACATACGCGGGGCCGCTGCCGGAAACGCCTGTCACGCTGTCCATCAGGCTTCCGTCCACAAATTCGACAATTCCCAGAGATTTGAAAATATTGATGATATAACCTGCTTCGTCCGGCGTAAAATCGTTGGGCGTCTGGATGCAGATCGCCCCCTTCCCTGCCAGCAGCGGGGTATTGGGCATGATCCGCATGATCCGTGCGTCCACATGGAGCAGCGAGCGCAATTTCTCATCTGTAACGCCAGCCGCAATCGATACCAATGCTTTTCCCGGCATTTTGATATCAGCAAGCACTTCTGGGATGATATTGGGTTTCACGCAGAGGAAAATGATATCCGCAGCAGCGGCTAGCTCGTCGATATCCTCACATACAGTAACATTTTCAAACGCTCCCGCTTTACATTTGTCCTTATCGTAAACGAAAATTCCGCTTTCCCCTGCTTTCTGCATGCCTTGGATGATTGCGGTAGCCATATTTCCACAGCCAATAAAACCTGTTTTAAAACGCTTCACCTGGTTGATCTCCTTTTCCGTATCATAATCTTTCCTTCCCTCATTATAATGCATAAAGAAAAAAATCACCAGCAAAAGCCGATGATTTATTTGGCAGGGGTAGAAGGACTCGAACCCTCAAGGACGGTTTTGGAGACCGTAATGTTACCATTACATCATACCCCTACATGTAAAAGCAACGTATTAAATTATAAACGAAAACGAAAGTCACGTCAATGCTTTTCACCAATGATTCTTGATCTTGCGGATCACATCATTTTTAAAGGTATCGATCCGTTGCTCAATAAACGCACAAGGATCGGCCTCGGAAAGCATCAGCTCCGTAATATCCATTCCATAGGCCGCTTCATCCACTTTGTCAACGCCGTGCGAAGCAAGAAAGGTCGCATTGGCACGACGGCGCCCTGTTGCCGCAAGGTCATAGCGTTTCCCACCGCAAATCTGCGAATCAAAAACACCTAAAACGGCATTGGCGATATTGGGATGCATCGCCGTATCGAAAACCAGCTTGTCACTGTCGTCAAGCCAGTCAAGCCCGCGCCAAACCTCCATTGCATACACCTTTTGCGGCCTCGCAGCTTCCGGCACCTGCCGAAGGGCATGGATCGTACGCAGTGCCGTCGACACATGCGTTTCATGCCGGTCAGCCAGGTTGTGCGTCAAAACGACCTGTGGCTTGCACGCTTTAATGATCGTTACCAGATCATTTGTCAGGTCATATTGATTAGGATCCTTCACCTGCGCGCTTGTATAGCCAAGCTGTATCTGCACGGAATAATCCCCGACGATTGCTGCATTGTTCTGCTCTTTTGCGCGCAGCGCACACATCTGTTCATTGGTATAGCCTTCATAAAGGCCGGAGCGCGGCGAGCCCGCGCCATTGGTCGCGATCACGCTGGTAAACCATTCGTCCTTTTTACTGTAACACTGCCCGATTGCGTGATATGCCATGATTTCCGTATCGTCCTGGTGTGCTGCAATACAGAGCATCGTGGTGCGGCCGCATGCGTCGCTGATATTGGATTGATCCGGTACCATAAACTGTGCTTTTTGATTGAATAACTCCATCCGTCTTCCCTCTTTACTTTAAAATGTAACAACTGATTCCGTTTCAAGCGACTGACTGATCCCTGAGACGATACGCAGGACATCGCGTGATTCACATGGAAGGATCGGCGGTTCCCGATGCTCCTTGATGGCCTGCACATACGCCCGGACTTCCTGCTCGTATGGGTCAGACTGCTTGACCTCTATCCTGACTGCTTCTTTGCCATCCGGATAGTACATCAAATCTGCCGTCTGGTTGCCGTCCTTGATGTTGACGCCGGCTACAAAACGGTAATCGAGCGTTCCATCATCGCCAGCGACCCGCAGCTGGATCGTGAAAGGATGTCCCCCACGCATATCCATCGAAGCTTCACAAACTGCTTTCAGGCCGTCTTTCCACTTGAAATTGGATACGATATGGTTCCAGCAACCCGTCGCGCTCTTCCAGCCGACGGCATATACGCTTTCCGGCATGCCAAACAGGCTGTAGAGGTAGTCGATATCATGGATGTGCAGGTCAAAGAGGCCGCCGCCGCTTTTCTGCGGGTCGGTATGCCACGACGTCCACCCCGGATGCTGTGCCAGGCGCGCCTCATAGACCATACGCAGCTTCCCTACTTTATTTTCCGATAACAGCTGCTTGGTCTCAACAAATTCCGGCCACCACCGCACGACTTGCGCGACCATAAAATACACGCCGTTTTCCTTGCAGGCACCCGCCATACGGTCAAAGGAATCGATGGAAAGGGTTACCGGTTTTTCACACAGCACATTGATTTTCGCCTGCGCCGCACGGATGACGTATTCTTCATGGAGGAATGTCGGCAGTGCAATGATCGCAAGGTCGGGCTTTTCGCCTTGTCCCAGCATCTCTTCAAAGGAAGGGTACCATGCACATCCTGCCTGTGCGGCCGCCTCTTCCCCCCGCTCGCGGTTTTGCTCAACAATAGCGTCAAGGACAACGCCTTTAATATTCCCAATCGCTTTTATATGAGAGGAGCCAATGAAGCCCGTACCCACTACAACAATACGAAACATCGCTTATCCCTGCCTTTCTTTTAAAAAGCGTACCGCATGCGCCAAGTCCTTTGCCGGCGTATCCCCCACTTCCCGTTCAACCGTCAGGAAGCCATGATAGCCGATCTCGTCGAGCGCTTTTAAATATGCATCAAAATCAACGCTGCCTTCCCCCAAAGGCGTTTCCAGGAAATAGTCTTTCAAATTCAGGTCATCAATGCCGCCTTCGGCAAAAAAATCGTAGATAACCTGCGGATCGGATTGCTTGAGCATGATACCGTCCTTGGCATGGGTGTGCACAATATAGTCGCGCAGCGTATATACGCCTTGCACCGGATCGCTGCCTGTCACCATAACAAGGTTCGCCGGGTCATAATTGACACAAAATCCACGTGTACCGACGTCTTTGAGAAAGCTACAAAGCGTTTCCGGCGTCTCCGGCCCTGTCTCCACTGCGAAGGCCGCATCCATGCCCTGCGCAAATTCGCCAAGCTCCCTGCATGCCTGCGCCAGTACCTCATACCTCTTACAAGTACTGTCTTTGGGAACCACGCCAATATGCGTAGTCACGACGTTACAGGCAAATTGCTTTGCCAGTTCCACAATCCGCTTGGATTCTTCGATTTTGCAAGGATTTTCTTCTTCGCGTGTGAATCCATGGCCGCCAAGGTCGCCGCAGATCGCTGCGACAACCATACCATGCGACTGGATCCTGTCCAGTATGTCTTTTTTCCTCGCCTCCGAAAGATTGGACGGCTTCATCTCCCCGTCCACGGCATACGCCTGTACGCCTTGTACACCAAGCCGGGCGGCCTCTTCGATCGCCCGGTTGATGTCGATTTTGAAGGAATCAAGCATGACTCCTATTTGAAATCGTGCCATAGGTTACACCTTTTTATTTCTAGCGCAACTGCCCGAGTACATCGATGGGCAGGTTATTCATGACGGCATGGTTTGGGTTCATCATCAGTTCGCTGTCAACATTCAGGCCAAAGGCCGCGCCTTCCGTGACCGCCGCATTCAGGTTGCGCGGCCTTACCGCATCGCCTGCATTGAGCACCTTGACGCCCGCGTTTTTCAACGCTTCAAACAGCTCGGTATTCGGACGGGTATGGCAAGTTACCACCGTATCGATTTTCAGCGCCGTACGGTTGAACTCCTTGTCCTCGATCACTACCTCACCGTCGCGTATTTCATATAAAGTAGCATTTTCGATCACCTTGACAGGATATTTGAACGGCTTTGAATCGAGAGCTTCCGCATCCGTCTGTGCAAAACGCTTTCTCAAAACATACATATGGATCACTTCGACGCTCGAGCCGAACTCCTTGTTTTGTGTGACGACCGTCACCTGCTTGCCAATGGATGCAAGGAACGCCGCCGTATCCACCGCCGCATAATGGTCGCCCCATACGAGCACCTTCTCGCCTGTTTTCGTGTTTTTGCGGTTGCCGGGATTGAATTCACAGCTTACCTTCGGGCAGGCGATCACATCTTCAAAACGTAATACATTTTCTGATTTTCCGAATACCTGCGGTACATAGGAAAAAGCACCTGTTGCATTGAGCACGATATCAAATGCTTTCAATTCTTCCACTGTGGGCTGCGTATTCAGCTTGACCTCGACCCCCAGCTCTTTGACCTGGTTACGGATCCAGTCCGCATACCATTTCATTTTTTCTTTACCGGGAACAAGGCAGCATCCGAGAATTGCGCCGCCCAGCTCTCCTGTTTTTTCAAACAATGTTACTTTATGGCCGCGCACGGTTGCGATCCGTGCCGCTTCCATACCAGCCGGGCCACCGCCCACGACCGCAATATTTGCGGGTGTTTCCGAAGCCTGCATATCATCGAAATTTTCATTCCCGCAAGCCGGATTGATCGCGCAGCCGATCTCCTTCTTTGCCATCATGGATTCTTGCCAACAGCCTGTCAGGCAAGAAATACAGCGGCGTATCTCTTTCGTCTTTCCGTAATAAGCTTTGACCGGCCAATAGGGATCGGCCAAGATTTGCCGTGACAAGCCGACCATATCCGTTTTGTTCTCCGCGATCAGCTGGTCGCAGAATTCCGGGTTGCGCAGGGAGTGGCTGTTGATTACAGGAATATTCACGACCTTTTTGATCGCTTCGGAAGCGTATGTCGTCCATCCTTCCGGATAATACATCGGGTCAAACCCGGCGCCCGGGCTTTCCTGTACGCATTGGCTCAGGTCAAGCGCTGCAACGCCTGCCTGTTCAAAGGTTTTTGCAACCAAAACGCTTTCATCGAGCTCGCGGCCGCCCGGCACCCATTCGTCGACCGAATAGCGCACCAGCACCGGAAAATCCTTGCCGCATTTTTTATGGATCTGGTCGATGATTGCCAGCGGAAAACGCATACGGTTTTCAAAGCTGCCGCCGAAACGGTCGATCCTGCGGTTCAGGAGCGGACTCATGAACTGTGAAATCAGGTAACCGTGCGCCGCGTGCAGCTCGACCGCATCAAAGCCCGCCTGCTTGACGCGCCAAGCGGCTTCCGAAAACTTGTCGACCATTTCGAGAACCTCTTCCGTTGCCATTGCACGTACAGGTTTTCCCTTTTCTTCCGCGTTTTCATAGACAATCTCATGCCCTGCCGACCAGGGCAATTTAATGACCATATCATTGGTAGACATCGTGTTATAACGCGGGATCGCGCACTGGCGGCCGGGATGCTGCAGCTGTACCGCACATTTTGCCCCATACCGGTGCATGCTGGCGGCAAGCCGCGTCAATCCGGGGATATAGTTGTCCGCATCCGCAACAAAGCAGGTCACGGTCGGCCGTCCCGTCTTGGAATCCGGCGTTGTCGCCCCCACGATCACAAACCCCGTACCGCCTTTGGCGATCTCGGCGTGATGGTGGATATCCCTGTCACTTACAGAGCCATCCGCATTGGAGGAACTGATATCGGTCGGTACATGTACGATGCGGTTTGCCACCTCAAAATTTCCTATTTTGATCGGCTTGAATAAATGTTCAAAATGTTCCATTGTCCTTTTTTCCTTTCTAAATTACAGTACGATCCCAAAATGATCGTGCAGAGCCTTGTCATATTCTTCCTTTGTCTTTGTCCGGCAGGCGGCGACGCCGTCTTTTGTAAACCTACGGAATTCAGGCACCATTTCTCCGTCTTCCCCCACGACCTCCGTCATGGTATTCCTGCCTTCCGGCGTGCGGATATAGACCATAGTGATGTTTTTGAATATCGAGTCCGGGTGTGTGACGCACCAGTGGTTGGGCATCTCAAAATCGATCGGGAACTGCGCATCCTCCGTAAAGGAATATATCCTGTTCCATTCTCCCTTGTATATCCCCTGCACCAGCCATCCCAGCGCGGGATGTTTAATCATGCGGTAGTCTTCCCCGTCGATCTCCTGTACAATATCTTCTTTGATTTCGATCGGCCATACCGGAGCCTGTACGCCCACACCTACGTCAGCGATATATCTTTTCCCATCGAGGACCACCCGTGCGATCCTATGGCGCCTCATGGGCATCTCAAGCGGTTCTCCTTCCAGATATCTACCATAATATTCTACAACGTCAAACCCCAGCTTGCGCAGCAGCCAGGCAAACAGGCCATTGAGCTCAAAACAATATCCCCCCCGCCTGCGCCTGACAATTTTGTCGTAAATATCCGGCAGGCTGACAGATATATATTTTCCCGCACGGATATCAAGGTCTTCGTAGGGCACGGAATAAACATGCGCTTTTTGCAGCCCTTTCAACGTTTCCATTGTCGGCTCAAGCGGTCCGCTATAACCGATCCTGTCAAGATACCCTTGCACGTCGAGTCCTTGTGCATCGTCGTCAAAATATTTTTCCAGAGTCTTTTTATCCTTCGTTAACTCTTCCATATTCAGTTCCTTTCTGAAAACAATCCCCATATGCCTTGTTACATTCTCCTATCATATTGCCGCAATAAGAATGAAGGGAAATATAATTTGTTCAGTATAATCAAATTATACAGAGAAAAGAGGTATATAAGCAATAACACTCCCGCCGGAAGTGTTATCATTTACGTTTTTACTTTTGCATTTTCATCTGGTTGGAATTGCGGTATTCTGCAGGCGACATGAATACATATTTGTGGAACACCTTATAAAATTGATTCATATTGGTATATCCGGAAGAATTCGCAATGGTATTAATGCTGTCTTCCGTAGTCAGCAATAATTTTTTTGCCTTGGTCAGGCGCAAAAAGGTGACATATTCTTTAAAAGGCATGCGCATCGCCTCCTTAAAGAGACTGCGGAAGGAAGATTCGCTCATATGTAATTCGCTTGCGACATCCTGCACTGTGATCGCGTCGTCAAAATGCCGGTTGATATAGGCAACCGCATCAGAAACCTTAGCGTGCCTTTGGCTGTCCGGGGTATAATATTCGTCGTATACCGCCTGGTAGTGCTTCATCAGGAGCGCCAGTATTTTCCTGAGTCCAGCGTCTATCTCATGGCGGTACGCCGTTTCTTTCTTTTTCCATATTTCGGCAAGGGCAAGTACTTCCTTTCCGATGGCCTGTGCCGCGGGAAGGCCATGCACGATCTTATTGTCGAATGTTTTCGTGTTGTAATAGAACGGATACAGGTATTCAAAATCGAACTGCCGGCTGCCGGGCGACGCAATCAGCGCGGGCAGAAAAATCACGAAGATATATTCCGTCTGTTCGCCGGGGCCGGAAATCGCCACATGGTTTTCAAAATCGCTTACAATAAAAATATCCCCGGGCTCTACTCCATATTCCCTGTTGGTAAAAATGAATTTCCCGCTTCCCCCTATGCAGAGTACGATCTGCAGGTAATTATGCCAATGTATTTTTTCGTGGTCGCCTTTGGTCGTAAAATCCAAAATGCTCAATGGAAATTCAGCGTCCATCTCATAATTCCAAAAGAAGCTGCTCAACATTTCTCTCCCGTTTTCTTTTCTCCCTTACATCATATCACGATTTTTATGCGGATACTACAAAAAAACACCGCTATAGCGGTGTTTTTCATATTACATCTTTATCTCTTGTCAAGCGGTACATACGGACGTGCTTCCTGTACATTTTTATATGCGGGACGAATAATCTTTCCGGCGTTGGAAAGCTCCTCAATACGGTGTGCGCTCCAGCCTGCGATACGGGCCATAGCGAAGATCGGCGTAAATAATTCAGTCGGCAGCTTCAGCATACTATAAACAAAGCCGCTGTAAAAGTCAACGTTCGCACTGACGCCTTTATAAATCTTGCGCTCTTTCGCAATGACCTCCGGCGCTAAACGTTCCACCAAAGTATAGAGCTGGAACTCTTTGGAAAGGCCCTTTTCCTCCGACAAGTTCTGTACGAAGCTCTTGAAGATATCCGCACGCGGGTCAGAAAGCGAATAGACCGCATGGCCCATTCCATAGATGAGCCCCGCCTTATCAAACGCCTGTTTATTGAGCAGCTTGGCAAGGTAATCCTTTACTTCAGATTCGCTTGTCCAGTCTTTCAAATTCTTTTTCATATCTTCTATCATCTGGACGACTTTGATATTCGCCCCGCCATGCTTCGGGCCTTTCAAAGAACCCAGCGATGCCGCGACCGAAGAGTAGGTATCCGTTCCGGAAGACGATACGACATGCGTCGTAAATGTCGAGTTGTTACCGCCACCATGCTCTGCATGCAGCACTAAGGAAACATCCAGGATGTGCGCTTCAAGTTCCGTATATTTGCTGTCCGGGCGCAGGAGGTGCAGGATGTTTTCAGCAGTGGAAAGCTCCGGATCCGGCACATGGATAAAAAGGCTCTGCCCATCGTGGTAGTGGCGGTAAGCCTGGTAACCATACACGGAAAAGAGCGGAAACAGCGCGACCATCTGCAGCGACTGGCGCAATACGTTGGGGAGGGATATATCGTTTGCCTTTTCATCATATGCATAAAGCGTCAGCACGCTTCGCGCAAGCGTATTCATC contains these protein-coding regions:
- the lipA gene encoding lipoyl synthase, whose product is MAMERKPEWLKVSYHGEAVEALDKMLDDLSLNTVCREADCPNMGECFKKRTATFLVMGRNCTRGCRFCNVTKETPAPLDEREAGHILEAVEKMGLRHIVITSVTRDDIVDGGARHFANIVRVLKENAPEVTVELLIPDLCGSFKALETVIESCPDILGHNVETVPALYARVRPEADYRRSIAVLRHIKHVNPDMVTKTSIMVGLGETEEQVFEVMDDILSAHCDILTIGQYLQPSKDHLRVQEYVTPGQFQKYAEVGTEKGIRYVYSAPLVRSSYHAEEAFAAYGKVRSL
- the rnhA gene encoding ribonuclease HI, which translates into the protein MKEVIIYCDGACSGNPGPGGWACVLDYKGNKKELSGFFPDTTNNRMELMAALQGLLALKEKCSVKVHTDSAYIHNAFDKGWIIAWQNNGWITAAKKPVENQDLWKQLVNATKDHVVKWYKVKGHSDDEMNNLCDKLAREQIKKNIKT
- the proC gene encoding pyrroline-5-carboxylate reductase; this translates as MHYNEGRKDYDTEKEINQVKRFKTGFIGCGNMATAIIQGMQKAGESGIFVYDKDKCKAGAFENVTVCEDIDELAAAADIIFLCVKPNIIPEVLADIKMPGKALVSIAAGVTDEKLRSLLHVDARIMRIMPNTPLLAGKGAICIQTPNDFTPDEAGYIINIFKSLGIVEFVDGSLMDSVTGVSGSGPAYVYMFIDALAKAGVKHGLDEDLSLRLAIQTFEGACAMLKQTGDTPSQLIHNVCSPGGTTIEAMKIFDMNDTRGVIEWAVDACVKKSEELSK
- a CDS encoding PIG-L deacetylase family protein translates to MELFNQKAQFMVPDQSNISDACGRTTMLCIAAHQDDTEIMAYHAIGQCYSKKDEWFTSVIATNGAGSPRSGLYEGYTNEQMCALRAKEQNNAAIVGDYSVQIQLGYTSAQVKDPNQYDLTNDLVTIIKACKPQVVLTHNLADRHETHVSTALRTIHALRQVPEAARPQKVYAMEVWRGLDWLDDSDKLVFDTAMHPNIANAVLGVFDSQICGGKRYDLAATGRRRANATFLASHGVDKVDEAAYGMDITELMLSEADPCAFIEQRIDTFKNDVIRKIKNHW
- a CDS encoding Gfo/Idh/MocA family protein, with translation MFRIVVVGTGFIGSSHIKAIGNIKGVVLDAIVEQNRERGEEAAAQAGCAWYPSFEEMLGQGEKPDLAIIALPTFLHEEYVIRAAQAKINVLCEKPVTLSIDSFDRMAGACKENGVYFMVAQVVRWWPEFVETKQLLSENKVGKLRMVYEARLAQHPGWTSWHTDPQKSGGGLFDLHIHDIDYLYSLFGMPESVYAVGWKSATGCWNHIVSNFKWKDGLKAVCEASMDMRGGHPFTIQLRVAGDDGTLDYRFVAGVNIKDGNQTADLMYYPDGKEAVRIEVKQSDPYEQEVRAYVQAIKEHREPPILPCESRDVLRIVSGISQSLETESVVTF
- a CDS encoding sugar phosphate isomerase/epimerase family protein, whose product is MARFQIGVMLDSFKIDINRAIEEAARLGVQGVQAYAVDGEMKPSNLSEARKKDILDRIQSHGMVVAAICGDLGGHGFTREEENPCKIEESKRIVELAKQFACNVVTTHIGVVPKDSTCKRYEVLAQACRELGEFAQGMDAAFAVETGPETPETLCSFLKDVGTRGFCVNYDPANLVMVTGSDPVQGVYTLRDYIVHTHAKDGIMLKQSDPQVIYDFFAEGGIDDLNLKDYFLETPLGEGSVDFDAYLKALDEIGYHGFLTVEREVGDTPAKDLAHAVRFLKERQG
- a CDS encoding oxidoreductase; the protein is MEHFEHLFKPIKIGNFEVANRIVHVPTDISSSNADGSVSDRDIHHHAEIAKGGTGFVIVGATTPDSKTGRPTVTCFVADADNYIPGLTRLAASMHRYGAKCAVQLQHPGRQCAIPRYNTMSTNDMVIKLPWSAGHEIVYENAEEKGKPVRAMATEEVLEMVDKFSEAAWRVKQAGFDAVELHAAHGYLISQFMSPLLNRRIDRFGGSFENRMRFPLAIIDQIHKKCGKDFPVLVRYSVDEWVPGGRELDESVLVAKTFEQAGVAALDLSQCVQESPGAGFDPMYYPEGWTTYASEAIKKVVNIPVINSHSLRNPEFCDQLIAENKTDMVGLSRQILADPYWPVKAYYGKTKEIRRCISCLTGCWQESMMAKKEIGCAINPACGNENFDDMQASETPANIAVVGGGPAGMEAARIATVRGHKVTLFEKTGELGGAILGCCLVPGKEKMKWYADWIRNQVKELGVEVKLNTQPTVEELKAFDIVLNATGAFSYVPQVFGKSENVLRFEDVIACPKVSCEFNPGNRKNTKTGEKVLVWGDHYAAVDTAAFLASIGKQVTVVTQNKEFGSSVEVIHMYVLRKRFAQTDAEALDSKPFKYPVKVIENATLYEIRDGEVVIEDKEFNRTALKIDTVVTCHTRPNTELFEALKNAGVKVLNAGDAVRPRNLNAAVTEGAAFGLNVDSELMMNPNHAVMNNLPIDVLGQLR
- a CDS encoding arylamine N-acetyltransferase family protein, with the translated sequence MEELTKDKKTLEKYFDDDAQGLDVQGYLDRIGYSGPLEPTMETLKGLQKAHVYSVPYEDLDIRAGKYISVSLPDIYDKIVRRRRGGYCFELNGLFAWLLRKLGFDVVEYYGRYLEGEPLEMPMRRHRIARVVLDGKRYIADVGVGVQAPVWPIEIKEDIVQEIDGEDYRMIKHPALGWLVQGIYKGEWNRIYSFTEDAQFPIDFEMPNHWCVTHPDSIFKNITMVYIRTPEGRNTMTEVVGEDGEMVPEFRRFTKDGVAACRTKTKEEYDKALHDHFGIVL
- a CDS encoding helix-turn-helix transcriptional regulator — encoded protein: MSSFFWNYEMDAEFPLSILDFTTKGDHEKIHWHNYLQIVLCIGGSGKFIFTNREYGVEPGDIFIVSDFENHVAISGPGEQTEYIFVIFLPALIASPGSRQFDFEYLYPFYYNTKTFDNKIVHGLPAAQAIGKEVLALAEIWKKKETAYRHEIDAGLRKILALLMKHYQAVYDEYYTPDSQRHAKVSDAVAYINRHFDDAITVQDVASELHMSESSFRSLFKEAMRMPFKEYVTFLRLTKAKKLLLTTEDSINTIANSSGYTNMNQFYKVFHKYVFMSPAEYRNSNQMKMQK
- a CDS encoding citrate/2-methylcitrate synthase, whose protein sequence is MENSRISDITPEIYGLTEKIMQTGAIDPALYTEYQVKRGLRDINGQGVLAGLTRISDIQSFVRDGDQMVPCEGKLFYRGINIKDIVKGFITEKRYGFEEVVYLLLTGDMPDKTQLLDFKKLLAHYRTLPTNFVRDIIMKAPSADMMNTLARSVLTLYAYDEKANDISLPNVLRQSLQMVALFPLFSVYGYQAYRHYHDGQSLFIHVPDPELSTAENILHLLRPDSKYTELEAHILDVSLVLHAEHGGGNNSTFTTHVVSSSGTDTYSSVAASLGSLKGPKHGGANIKVVQMIEDMKKNLKDWTSESEVKDYLAKLLNKQAFDKAGLIYGMGHAVYSLSDPRADIFKSFVQNLSEEKGLSKEFQLYTLVERLAPEVIAKERKIYKGVSANVDFYSGFVYSMLKLPTELFTPIFAMARIAGWSAHRIEELSNAGKIIRPAYKNVQEARPYVPLDKR